The genomic region TTATCTCAGCTCTGTATGATTGATGATCAAATGATACCCTACCAGGGCGACCCTAAAGGAATCACTTTGTGACTCTTCATGCCACCGTGCCAAAATTGCCGATAGCACCACATGAGAAGTTTGCTATTACAATTTGTGATGTTCACTGGCATTGCTTGATCTCCGTGTGCTTTGACCTGATGAATCCCTATGCCAGCTGCACTTCATCGCGGCACTCTTGTGAAACCTAGACGAGTCTAAGATAAGAATACTCTGTCACCGAGAAATATTTTCAGGAGTGTCCAGGAGACCCCAATGGCAATTTTTTGATAGAAGGTCATCTTGAGAGAAAACCATCACGGCGTGCACAAAATAACTGGCACTGCAAAAGTGATTATACCTCAAAAGATAGCCAATAGATCTAAAAAATGTAGGATCcctattttctttttatcaAGGTACAAATTGATAATGATCATCCGTCTTACTGACTTTAGAACCAATCATTTTATCCAGAGCTTGACCATCTACGTGATGCAATGATATTTACCCCTGTCTTTCGTGCACtggccatctccatcaaAAGATGTCTCACATCTGCTAGATATGAACCCCTATGCAGACAACAGATGAAAATTGACAGAGAGGGTCATCATTGCTCAGagataaaagaaaaaacttGCTCTTTTCCATTCACTGAATGACCTGTACGACGTCTCTCATCATTCAGGTTGCATCACCTGACAAGCCACACTTGCATAAACACATCTGCCCAATGACAAGCTGAAAGGTACATTATATAGAGCCACCCCCTGCATATATAGTGACCAAGACAAAACAGTAACAGAAACCTAATATGAGACCCCTATTATCGTTACACTTCATAACACCACAAGGCCGATATCCAACTCCCAAAATCAGTATCCCTGACAGGACAAGACAAAATATGCAACCAAGTCCCCTCCCAAGATCCTCAAAGATtccaaaacaacccaaacTTGAGCTGCCAGAATTATACTAGCCAGatataataaagaaaaggaaagaaaggtATCTCAAATAAGCCCTTAACCCACCACCTGCCACCCTAACCATATCCAAAAAACCCAGTAAGTAATCAATCCCATGACTTCCAAGACAAAAAACAAAGATATGTCGAtcgaaaaggaaaaacaaaaccccTTTGATCCCATTAACCCCCCAGCATCCCCTTCAAaaggagaaaagaaaggaaaaacCCTTAAAGCGAGAAAGAAACCGAATTGGCATTGTCATACTCTGTCGAATTGCACAAACTCGGAATCTGGTACTGCGTCGCGCCCAGAATCCCAAGGTTGCCGCCCGTCGTGCGTGTGGCATATGAGTCCTCAAACCAAGTCGTGTCGAACCTGGGAAAGCCGGCGAGGCTCGATCCATAGTAGGGCCTCTCCACGACCCAGTCTGCGTCCTTGCGGGCGAGGGTCGGGCCCGAAGTCACGTTGACGATGACTTGTTCGTCCTGACTGACGTTGTCGAATTTGCTAGGGAAGAGGTGTTGGTTTTGATCATGTGGAAGGAATgaaggaaggaaagaaaaaggctcACATGGTGGCTGCGGTGTCAGATGTTGTATTGATTGTGACTTCGATCCAGTCTCCTACGGCGACTATAGGTGTAGAGCAAACACGTCACGTTAGCAAAAGGAGTTCATATCTCAGGTGGTAAGGGCAGGCAGGGCAGAGCAAGACTTACGGGGCATGGTCGAGATGGTAAATGCAGTGTCAGGAACCCATTGCCACCAAGCTTCGTGTCTGGAACAGTGAATTAGCAAGCTGATACTCGATCCATCCAACCTACGATCTCAAAGAGTAAACTCACCTTGTGGCGGAAGTGGAAGTGTCAATCTTACAGACAGTGCCCGACTGCAGCAGGGCCGAGGGCCATGTGTTGCCGTCAATGCCGATCCAGACAGCAGCGGCTTGGGGATAGGTTTGTCCCGTTCTTTTGGTACAGCCCGGAACCTGCCAGAAGGAATGTATgctcttgatcttgttggtgattgGCGAGTGGTTTACGGCACCGCACCAGTTGGCGCTGCTCGAGATGGGGTtggctctcttcttcttgatcttggtaGGGGCAGGCTGGATAGCACCCGGACCGTTGTTCTTGCTACGACCAAACTGGTAGGGTGCG from Podospora bellae-mahoneyi strain CBS 112042 chromosome 4, whole genome shotgun sequence harbors:
- a CDS encoding hypothetical protein (EggNog:ENOG503NYU8; MEROPS:MER0003426; COG:S), giving the protein MRWFQLLLLGSALLLENATALKYEVTGTRKGVPIPKEQIKFAPYQFGRSKNNGPGAIQPAPTKIKKKRANPISSSANWCGAVNHSPITNKIKSIHSFWQVPGCTKRTGQTYPQAAAVWIGIDGNTWPSALLQSGTVCKIDTSTSATRHEAWWQWVPDTAFTISTMPLAVGDWIEVTINTTSDTAATIKFDNVSQDEQVIVNVTSGPTLARKDADWVVERPYYGSSLAGFPRFDTTWFEDSYATRTTGGNLGILGATQYQIPSLCNSTEYDNANSVSFSL